Sequence from the Cervus elaphus chromosome 19, mCerEla1.1, whole genome shotgun sequence genome:
GCAGACAGGAGTGCAGCAGACGGGCCTGCAGCAGACAGATTCGCAGCAGGCCTGCTGGCAGGGGGAGGAGGTGCAGCAGGAGGGCTGGCAGCTGGACTGCTGGCAACATGAGGAGGTAGAACAGGGGGAGGCTTCATAGCACACATGTGTGCAACAGACAGGTGTGCAACAGATAGGTGTGCAACAGACAGGCCTGCAGCAGATGGGCCTGCAACAGACGGGCTCACAGCAGGCCTGCTGGCAAGGGGAGGAGGTACAGCAGGAGGACTGGCAGCTAGACTGCTTGCAGCCCAAGGCCAGGCAGGAGCTGCTGCAGGCTGGCTGGCAGCAGGGGCTGGACTTGCAGCTCACTGGGGCGCAGAGGAGGGTCAGGCGGGGGGCCGGGGTGCAGCAGCTGGGGGCACAGCAGGGGGGCTCACAGCAGCTCTCTGGACAGTCATAGCTCAGGTCGCTGGAGCAGACGGACAGGGCAGAGGTGGCCATGATGGAGGCAGTGGGGCTGGAAGAGGTGTGAGTGTGTGAGGGAGTGGATGGGTGAGGCTGTGTGATGTTCTTAGGTGGTTGGAGCTTATATACAGCTCTGGGGTGTGTGTTGTTGCATCACGGGGGCCCAGCAGCATCTGCTTCCTTGTTGTCGGAGCAGGTCCAGAGGACACTCGTCATAATCCCATGACAGGTCACTCAACTCAGTAAACTCCTGAGGAGCTGGAGCCCGGGAGATCCATGGAACAGAGGTCCAGCCCCAGGGGTGGTGTCCAGTACGCTGGAGTCCATCCTGTGGGTGGACTCTAGATGGTCAACAGCTTCTCACAGCCCCACCACCAAgcatctttctggggcttctcgcTATTATCCCCTTACTTCTCAACACTCAGTTGAATCACTAGcatactttgttctttttaaatactCTCTTCATTGGCATGTTATTTTCTCCTCAGTTCATACACCAACAAAGGGTGTGTTGAGTGTCATGTTAGCTGTGGATTTCTCACATACCCCTTTTATGATGTTGAAGAATTTCTCTTCTATTCCTAATTtcctgagtattttttaaaattatgaaattgtgTTGGCTTTTGTCAAAATccttttctgcatcaattgagatCGTGTCTTCTaaagattatttaatttatttttaaatttttggttgtgctggctCTTTGTTTCTGTGGGAAGACtttctgttgtggagcacaggctctaggagcaTGGACCTCATTATTCaagtgctcagtagttgtggctcgtgggctctagagcgtgggctctgaatcatgggctctagagcaagggctcagtagctgtggcgcatgggcttagttgctgtgtggtacatggaatcttcctgaaccagggattgaacctgtgacccctgcaacAGCAGGTAGGTTCTTATTCACTGTACAACCAGGGTAGTCTGAGAActtgtatctttttttccttcattctgttaatgtggtatattacattgcttagttttttaaaaaaatgctgaggCAACCTTGCCTTCCTGGTATAAATGgcacttggtcatggtatatcATTTTGGTATGCTATTGGAGTCAGTTTCCTAGTGTTTTATTGAGCATTTTTGGATCTATGTTCATGAAGTATACTGGTGAGTAATTTTCCTTACTTCTGGGAAATGCTGGCGTcacagaatgagttaggaagtgttctctCGTCTGGCTTTTGGAAAAGCCTGAGATGGTTTGGCGTTAGTTTATTATATGCTGGTAGAATTCACCAataaagccatctggtcctgagcttttttTCCCTGTGAGATTATTGATTAATGATCCAATATTTTGTTATaggtctgttgagattttctgtttcttttttagtcAGTTTCGTTAATTTGCATATTTAtggaaaattttctatttcatctaGGTTATAATTTGTTGGTATacaaaatttcccttggtattcttttataatgctttttatttctctgcagTTCATGGTAATATCCCTACTTTCAATTCTGAGTTTAGTTATTgtaccttttctcttttttctttgctaGTCTATCTGTATATCTTTCCAAGGAGTCAAACTTGGTTTTGTTAATTCTCTGCTGTTTTTCTGTCTGTTATGCCATTTATTTTCACTCTAATTTcagtatttccttccttctatcttTAGATTTCGTTTgctcttttctagctcctcaaGGTATAAAGTTAGTTTATTGATTTGtgatcattctttttaaaatatttatttaatatttggctgcattgggtcttagttgtggcatgtagggtcTTCTTTGCAGCGTACAGGTTTCTTTCTAGTTGaggtgtgcgggctcagtagttgtggctcacttagtttcctgaccatgaatcaaacccacatacgctgtattggaaggcagattttcaaccactggaccaccagtgaagtccccattcttctttttttttaaagtaggcatTTAGAGGCCTAAATTCCCCTCTGCACAGCCTtcactgcatcccataggtttgatacattgtgttttcattttaattcattattagtattttctaatttcccaaCTTTTGTCTTTGAcccccattaaaaaaattatctgttgtttaatttccacatattgtgagttttctagtttctttcttgaaaataatAAGTTGATTATAGAGGAAGACAGCTGTAAGTCATGGCtagttctttgcagccaaagatggagaggctctagaCAGTTATTGATGTCTAATTTCATTCCAttgtgattggaaaagaccctttgtatgatttcagttttgtttttttttaattcactgaggCTTGTTTTGTGTCCTAACCTGTGGCTTGTCCTGGAGAGcatttaatgtgttgttgatggGTGGTGTGTTCTCTGTGTTTGTTTTGactagttgatttgcagtgttgttcaagtcctctgtttccttattgatctGCCTAGATGTTTTGTCCATTATTGAACATGGGGTATCCAAGGCTTCAACTATTATCACAGAACTGTCTGGTTCTCACTTCAATTCTGCCAAcgtttgcttcatatatttttggGTCTCTGTTgtgtggtgcatatatatttttaatctttatatcaTCTTGATGAATTAAATCTTTTATTAATACATAGTGTCCTTCTCTTGTGCATTTTTATGGTTGGTATAATATGGATGAATAGGTCCTTGGTAAGTATTATGTGTCAGTTTTTCAATTCTTAGTGTGTTGATGGGGACTTAAGAATTCTTGAAAATAATAAGTTTATTATAGACGAAGACAGCCATAAGTCATGGCtagttctttgcagccaaagatggagaggctctatacagtcagcaaaaacaagaccgggagctgactgtggctcagaccatgaactccttattcccaaattcagacttaaattgaagaaagtagggaaaaccactagaccattcaggtatgacctaaatcaaatccctaacgattatacagtggaagtgagaaatagacttaagggactagatctgatagacagagtgcctgataaactatgcacggaggttcgtgacattgtacaggagacagggagtaagaccatccccaagaaaaagaaatgcaaagaagcaaaatggctgtctgaggagtccttacaaatagctgtgaaaagaagagaagcaaaaagcaaaggaaaaaaggaaagacatacccatttgaatgtgagttccaaagaatagcaaggagagataagaaagccttcctcagtgattagtgaaaagaaatagaggaaaacaatagaatgggaaagactagagatctcttcaagaaaattagagataccaagagaacattttatgcaaagatgggctcaataaaggacagaaatggtatggacctaacagaagcagaagatattaagaagaggtggcaagaatgcacagaagaatggtacaaaaaagatcttcacagcccagataatcacgatggtgtgatcgctcacctagagccagacatcctggaatgtgaagtcaagtgggccttgggaagcatcactatgaacaaagctagtggaggtgatggaattccagctgagctctttcaaatcctaaaagatgatgctgtgaaagtgctacactcagtatgccagcaaatttggaaaactcagcagtggccacaggacggaaaaaggtcagttttcattccaatccctaagaaaggcaatgccaaagaatgctcaaactaccgcacaattgcactcatctcacacgctagtaaagtaatgctcaaaattctccaagccaggcttcagcaatacgtgaaccatgaacttccagatgttcaagctggatttagaaagggcagaggaaccagagatcaaattgccaacatccgctggatcatcaaaaaaaacaagagagttccagaaaaacatctacttctgctttattgactatgccaaagcctttgactgtgtggatcacaataaactgtggaaaattctttaagagatgggaataccagaccacctgacctgcctcttgagaaacctgtatgcaggtcaggaagcaacagttagaactggacatcgaacaacagactggttccaaataggaaaaagagtacctcaaggctgtatattgtcaccatgcttatttaatttatatgcagagtacatcatgagaaacgctgggctggagaaagtacaaactggaatcaaaattgctgggagaaatatcagtaacctcagatatgcagatgacaccacccttatggcagaaagtgaagaagaactaaagggcctctagatgaaagtgaaagaggagagtgaaaagattgtcttaaagctcaacattcagaaaactaaggtcatggcatctggtcccatcacttcatggcaaacagatggagaaacagtggaaacaatggctgactttattttggggggctccaaaatcactgtagatggtgactgcagccatgaaattaaaagacacctactccttggaagaaaagttatgaccaacctagacagcatattaaaaagcagagacattactttgccaacaaaggtccgtctagtcaaggctatggcttttccagtagtcatgtatggatgtgagagttggactataaagaaagctgagcaccaaagaattgatgctttagaactgtggtgttggagaagactcttgagagtcccttggactgcaaggagatccaaccagtccatcctaaaggagatcagtcctgggtgttcattggaagggctgatgctgaagctgaaactccaatcctttggccacctgatgtggagagctgactcatttgaaaagaccctgatgctgggaaagattgagggcaggaggagaaggggatgacagaggatgagatggttggatggcatcaccgattcaacggacacgagttggagcaagctctgggagttggtgatggacagggaggcctggcgtgctgcggtccatggggtcgcaaagagttggacacaactgagtgactgaactgaactgaattgagttcATCATACTGTGTTAACAATTTAAGACATTGGAGACATACAGGTGAAGGTCATTTTTTTGCTGTCAGTTCTCCACCTTGATACCCAATGATGATGTGCATGCCAACTCCATGATTCCTTAAAGCTTGTAGAGAGAGACGGGGGGACTCAAATTGGCAAGGTTTTAACACCAAGCCCTGGGGAGACACTTCAGAAGAGAGGACAtgtgtcagagagagagaaagagaggaggggaagCAGAATACAAAGAGGGGGATGAGGGATGGGCTacagggagaggggaaggaaggaagacaaagTAACCGGTCTCTGGATTCCCCATCCCACTTCTAACTAcagaagctattttaaaaatctggaccATTTTGgtaagttttctaatttttttccttttcaaaacttCTTATCCTTGTTTTCTGGTTGTAGCATCTTCCTGAATGTCTTTGAGTTACATttagggattttttaaaatgtctctcctccttcttatattttctgcctcctggTCTGGTCTTCTTTTTCATGCCACAACTTTTCCTCATTTGctgaggtgagggtggggtggtcCTTAGTGGTCCAGGCTCCTTTCCACTGTGTGTGTCACACTGTGCTGTATTAGAGGACTCTTGTCTACCTGGGGAAGTGACACCTGGGATCGGGGTGGGGGTCTGTCAGGCGGTGGACTTCATTTTGGAGTAGGAGATGGGAACCCAGATGCAGGAACAAGAGAGCTCTGTGCTGAGGTTGCCAGCAGCTTCCTGGTAGCCTCACCCCTACTCCTACCATGAGGTGTCAATACTGCTGCTGGAGATACACACATCCTGGGTGCATGTGGGACCGCTGGGCACTCTCCCTGCGTCCACGTGGCCATGTCCCACCCTTCTTCCCCCAGGCCTGCCCGCAGGGGGCAGAGTGCCCTGGGGCTCCCGGCCAGGCTGGTCCCCACCTCTGCTGCCCCACCTTGTGGTCAGCACACtctcctctgcctctgtctcaggTGTTGAGTCCCTCATTTGTCTGCAGGCTGATTCCCTGGGGCCCCACAGTGGGTCTTGGGATGGTGGGTGGGCTGAGCCCCCACCTTGAACTGGAAGACTGGCTTTCTCACAGCCACCCGCACTCTGGACATCTGGCTGACCTGGACTCCACTGTTACTCCACTTGGGGGTCGGGACTTGGTTTCCTTGGGCCGCACCCCAGTTCACTTGGCTGTGGCATGGAAGCTCTCCGTTTAATTCCCCATCCAGAGCAGGAACCCCATATGTGGctcctgttcttttattttaatattttaattaatttaattaatgaatattttaattctttcattttaactatattttcaattctttattttcattgtgtgaaaaatttcaaacatacggGAAGTTGAAAGGCTTAAACAGAGAGTGTCCACACGTCCACTCTGAGAGTCCACCACAGACCCTGTGCCCAGGTACCTGGTACCTGCTCAGGAAACCCTCGTCCATGTGTCTTACTTTCTGAAGGATTTCTAGGTTACCAAGAGCAGTGCACACCACTCGAACGTGCTAGGAGGTGGAGCATTAAGTAGTGTTCAGTGGTCATGACCCAGAACCTCCCTCCCGCTCCGCCCAGTAAACTTAACCCCAGCCTCCAGAAGCAGCCACTCTTCGTGTATTTTCAAGTCACACGTTAGTTCAGCTCATCTCAGGGCTTCACCTGAACGGAGTCACACCGCAGGCGCCCTTGTGCCGGGCTCCCTCCACCAGGGtggtgtttttgagattcatccctGCTGTTGTACTGATTTTCTTCTGTTGCCGAGTCGGGCTTCATGACCGGCTCCCCTGctgacctggtggctcagatggtaaagaatctgcctgtgatgcaggagactcaggttcagtctgggtcaggaagattccctggaggagggcatggtagctcactccagtattcttgcctggagaatcccatggacacaggaggctggtgggctgcagtccgtaggtTCGCAGAGcgtcggccacgactgagtgactaacactttccctgcTGACGGACACACGGCTGGTGCCGCTTCCGCCTGCTGCCTTCCAGCCTTTCAGTGCTGGGAGCCAGGACAGTAGCCAGGTGGCTTCTGTTCAGGGTGGCTCTGACTTGTAGGAAACTCTTTTCTTGAGCTTACATCCGCTCCTCTGCCACCCTGGCTCCTGGTCCAGCCTTCAATGAAGCTTGCAGTGAACCTTATTCCTGGAAAGCCCTCTGGGAAATTGCAGGCAGCTGCAAGTTAGGCTCTGCCTACCGCCGCCCCATTACTCTTTCCTTAAAGAGCCCAGGATCAAGCTTCTCAGTGGAGACGCTGGGAGAACAGCCCTTTGGATTCAGCAGCCTGGGCTGCCCCTCCCCACAGAGTGCTCCCAACCTTGATGTCCCAGGAGCATGGCTTTCTCAGAAGAACC
This genomic interval carries:
- the LOC122675670 gene encoding keratin-associated protein 10-1-like, translated to MATSALSVCSSDLSYDCPESCCEPPCCAPSCCTPAPRLTLLCAPVSCKSSPCCQPACSSSCLALGCKQSSCQSSCCTSSPCQQACCEPVCCRPICCRPVCCTPICCTPVCCTHVCYEASPCSTSSCCQQSSCQPSCCTSSPCQQACCESVCCRPVCCTPVCLRPVCCESSPCSAPSSCCRPSSSVSLLCRPVCRPACCIPASSCQPNCRRLASSVSLLCRPVCRPACCVPASALEPCC